The following proteins are co-located in the Echinicola sp. 20G genome:
- a CDS encoding aminotransferase class I/II-fold pyridoxal phosphate-dependent enzyme, whose amino-acid sequence MPHHPIAHKIDRVIPWEGRDYLYFSGTAYLGMGNVQEFEDLITTGIKQYGPNHGASRFSNVQLEVYDQLEEHFAKKAGAPHAALLSSGFMTGYICHTLLGEMADEMWAAPDAHPAILPPNLIYNQDKAFLEFTTDCIKKSQNMQGKTVAILSNAVDTMKPAIHNFEWVGSLSPDNTYYLLIDDSHAFGILGREVYGTYSQWKSLPVNLVVAGSLGKALAIPAGIILGDAKFIGKVRSSPLFMGASPPAPGYCQAFLEAENLYDQQQQLLRENMAFFYQRIKGMPGLSYEEHFPVVTFKECGWAAKLLEEGIIISSFSYPRAEDPPIDRIVISAYHKKSDLEKLVQVIASI is encoded by the coding sequence ATGCCTCATCATCCTATAGCGCACAAAATCGATCGAGTTATTCCTTGGGAAGGAAGAGATTATCTTTATTTCAGCGGCACGGCTTATTTGGGGATGGGCAATGTGCAGGAATTTGAGGATTTGATCACAACAGGAATAAAGCAATACGGTCCCAATCACGGAGCCAGCCGCTTTAGCAATGTGCAGTTGGAGGTATATGATCAATTGGAAGAGCATTTTGCCAAAAAAGCTGGAGCACCTCATGCAGCCTTGCTCAGCAGTGGGTTTATGACTGGATATATTTGTCACACCCTTTTAGGAGAGATGGCTGATGAAATGTGGGCGGCACCTGATGCCCATCCAGCGATTTTACCGCCTAATTTAATTTACAATCAGGACAAAGCATTTTTAGAGTTTACTACTGATTGTATCAAGAAAAGCCAAAATATGCAGGGAAAGACTGTAGCAATCCTATCCAATGCGGTAGATACGATGAAGCCTGCCATACATAATTTTGAATGGGTTGGATCTTTGTCACCTGATAATACCTATTACTTATTAATAGACGATAGTCATGCCTTTGGTATCCTGGGGAGAGAAGTATATGGGACTTATTCACAATGGAAAAGTTTGCCTGTGAATTTAGTTGTTGCTGGGTCTTTGGGAAAGGCCTTGGCTATTCCTGCGGGGATTATTTTAGGTGATGCCAAATTCATAGGAAAAGTGCGATCAAGTCCATTGTTTATGGGAGCTTCTCCTCCGGCGCCTGGGTATTGTCAGGCATTTTTGGAGGCAGAAAATCTCTATGATCAACAGCAGCAACTTTTGAGGGAAAATATGGCATTTTTTTACCAAAGGATTAAAGGTATGCCTGGTTTAAGTTATGAGGAGCATTTTCCCGTGGTGACGTTTAAGGAATGTGGTTGGGCTGCCAAGCTACTGGAAGAAGGAATTATCATTTCCTCTTTTTCTTACCCGAGAGCTGAGGATCCACCAATCGATAGAATTGTTATTTCAGCGTATCACAAGAAATCTGATTTGGAAAAGCTGGTTCAAGTAATTGCTTCAATTTAA
- a CDS encoding M14 family zinc carboxypeptidase, producing the protein MIKNQLDNLPISAFRNVSFISSFIIICILFSCKSPQEKLHKLSPSTLSAAYESAKESAITHRRFKHQDLQPLIKKHISTFKVEELGKSVQGRSIHQLEYGEGETKVLLWSQMHGDESTATMALFDVFNFLEAKSDTFEVIRKVIKEHLKIRFIPMVNPDGAEVFTRRNAYGIDLNRDAIKEVSPEASILKSAREDFGAEFGFNLHDQQIYYNVEQTPKPATISVLAPAFNYKTEINDVRARAMQVIVGMNRILQEVTPGQVGKYNDAFEPRAFGDNFQKWGTSTILIESGGYPNDPEKQYIRQLNFMIILNALYEIANGNYSRYAVEDYFRIPDNDNMLMDLILKTVSIHDGENQYQLDLGIKRRNVETENGYHVSGRLDDVGDLSVYYGYKEMDATGMEFTLGKVAETTIDSLSSISQEMAFEMLHEGILAVKIKHTPENPLHDLPILVLQEKDSIPSGHSMGSPANFFLKKNGELAYAIVNGYLIDLKKPKAEGLKQSVW; encoded by the coding sequence ATGATCAAAAACCAATTAGATAATTTGCCTATTTCTGCTTTTAGAAATGTCAGTTTTATAAGTTCATTCATTATAATATGCATACTTTTTTCCTGTAAAAGCCCTCAAGAAAAATTACACAAACTTTCTCCTTCCACCCTAAGTGCTGCTTATGAATCCGCCAAGGAATCTGCCATCACTCACAGAAGGTTCAAGCATCAAGACCTGCAACCCTTGATCAAAAAACATATAAGCACTTTCAAAGTCGAGGAACTGGGAAAATCGGTTCAAGGACGGTCAATTCACCAGCTGGAATATGGGGAAGGGGAAACCAAAGTGCTGCTGTGGTCCCAAATGCATGGGGATGAAAGTACCGCTACCATGGCCCTTTTTGATGTATTTAACTTCTTGGAAGCCAAAAGTGACACCTTTGAGGTGATCAGAAAGGTGATCAAGGAGCACCTAAAAATTCGTTTTATTCCCATGGTCAATCCCGATGGTGCAGAAGTTTTTACCCGACGCAATGCTTACGGCATAGACCTCAACCGGGATGCCATCAAGGAAGTTTCTCCCGAGGCTAGCATACTTAAATCAGCCCGAGAGGATTTCGGGGCGGAATTTGGCTTCAACCTCCACGACCAGCAGATCTATTATAATGTGGAACAAACTCCAAAACCTGCCACCATATCTGTGCTTGCACCCGCTTTCAATTATAAAACTGAAATCAATGACGTGCGGGCCAGGGCCATGCAGGTGATTGTGGGCATGAACCGAATTCTTCAGGAAGTTACTCCAGGGCAAGTAGGCAAATACAATGACGCGTTTGAACCAAGAGCCTTTGGGGATAATTTCCAGAAATGGGGAACCAGTACCATCCTGATAGAATCTGGAGGCTATCCCAATGACCCTGAGAAGCAATATATCCGCCAGCTGAACTTTATGATCATCCTCAATGCCCTATATGAAATCGCCAATGGCAACTATTCCCGATATGCCGTAGAAGACTACTTCCGCATCCCCGACAATGACAATATGCTCATGGACCTGATCCTGAAAACCGTATCCATCCATGATGGAGAAAACCAATACCAGTTAGATTTAGGCATTAAAAGACGCAATGTGGAAACAGAAAACGGCTATCATGTCAGTGGAAGGCTGGACGATGTAGGTGACCTCTCGGTGTATTATGGCTACAAAGAAATGGATGCTACTGGTATGGAATTCACTCTAGGAAAAGTAGCCGAAACCACTATAGATTCATTGAGTAGCATTAGCCAAGAAATGGCTTTTGAAATGCTCCATGAAGGCATCCTAGCAGTCAAAATAAAACATACCCCAGAAAACCCATTGCACGACCTGCCAATTTTGGTGCTTCAGGAAAAAGACAGCATCCCAAGCGGACACAGCATGGGAAGCCCGGCCAACTTCTTTTTAAAGAAAAATGGCGAGCTGGCTTATGCCATTGTCAATGGTTACCTGATCGACCTAAAAAAACCAAAAGCTGAAGGCTTGAAACAAAGTGTTTGGTAA
- a CDS encoding pyridoxal-phosphate dependent enzyme, whose amino-acid sequence MHDYRFPQLLDVKQAYQRIMAYIHHTPILTSEAIEKIADCQLYFKCENLQKVGAFKARGATNAILKLPPELKQNGVATHSSGNHAAALARAALETGTTAYIVMPSNAPAIKKAAVKSYGGKIIECEPNLKARETTLEKVVEETGAAFIPPYDYMDVIEGQATCALEMWDEGIPFDVIITPVGGGGLLAGTALTTHYVSPKTEVYGAEPKGADDAQRSFKAKEIIPMENPNTIADGLLTSLGQRNFILISKHVKDILTVTDEEIIAAMRLVFERMKLVIEPSSAVPLAAVLANKELFRNKKVGIIISGGNVDVSKLPFQ is encoded by the coding sequence ATGCACGACTATAGATTTCCCCAACTACTGGATGTAAAGCAAGCCTACCAAAGGATCATGGCTTACATTCACCATACGCCCATCCTAACCAGCGAAGCCATTGAAAAAATAGCTGACTGTCAGCTCTATTTCAAATGTGAAAACCTGCAAAAGGTCGGAGCCTTTAAAGCCAGAGGCGCCACCAATGCCATCCTGAAACTCCCTCCAGAACTAAAACAAAATGGGGTCGCCACACATAGTAGTGGGAACCATGCTGCTGCATTGGCCAGAGCCGCCTTGGAAACAGGAACTACTGCTTATATCGTGATGCCCTCCAATGCTCCCGCAATAAAAAAAGCAGCTGTCAAAAGTTATGGAGGAAAAATTATTGAATGCGAACCTAATTTAAAAGCCCGCGAAACAACTCTTGAAAAGGTGGTAGAAGAAACTGGCGCTGCTTTTATTCCTCCTTATGATTATATGGATGTGATTGAAGGACAAGCCACCTGCGCTTTGGAAATGTGGGATGAAGGAATTCCTTTTGATGTCATCATCACCCCTGTTGGTGGCGGTGGGCTTTTGGCTGGCACTGCATTGACCACCCATTATGTTTCTCCTAAAACGGAGGTTTACGGGGCTGAGCCCAAAGGAGCCGATGATGCTCAGCGAAGCTTTAAGGCCAAAGAAATCATTCCCATGGAAAACCCTAATACCATTGCCGATGGGCTTTTAACTTCCTTGGGGCAGCGAAACTTTATTTTGATTTCAAAACATGTCAAAGACATCCTAACTGTGACCGATGAAGAGATTATTGCTGCCATGCGCTTGGTGTTTGAGCGGATGAAGTTGGTCATCGAACCTAGTAGTGCTGTGCCTCTAGCTGCTGTATTGGCCAATAAGGAGCTTTTTAGAAATAAAAAAGTAGGCATAATCATTTCTGGGGGAAATGTAGATGTCAGCAAACTTCCCTTTCAATGA
- the glmM gene encoding phosphoglucosamine mutase, translated as MALIKSISGIRGTIGGKVGEGLTPVDVVKFASAYGAWIVEKTNNPKIVIGRDARISGDMVSKLVTATLQGLGIHVIDLGLSTTPTVEFAVPLEKAGGGIILTASHNPIQWNALKLLNDKGEFISDQDGKEVLEKADQEDFKFAEVRKLGGYTLVEDYIDRHIEHVLSLSLVDKEAIAKRGFKVVIDCVNSTGGIALPKLLNALGVEHVEEMFCEPDGQFPHNPEPLPENLRDISAKLENGKFDLGIVVDPDVDRLAFLTEDGSPFGEEYTLVAVADYVLSKEAGNTVSNLSSTRALRDVTEKHHGAYNAAAVGEVNVVNKMKETNAIIGGEGNGGVIYPASHYGRDALVGIGLFLTHLAKFGKTASRLRASYPNYYISKNKIELTPDIDVDAILDEISRKYSKQPINTIDGVKIEFEKEWVHLRKSNTEPIIRIYSESETQATAEHLANKLITDIKEVISATK; from the coding sequence GTGGCATTAATCAAGTCTATTTCCGGTATTCGAGGAACTATCGGAGGAAAAGTAGGGGAAGGACTTACTCCAGTTGATGTGGTCAAATTTGCTTCTGCTTATGGAGCATGGATTGTCGAAAAGACCAACAATCCCAAGATTGTAATTGGTAGAGATGCCAGGATATCAGGTGACATGGTTTCCAAGTTGGTTACAGCCACTCTTCAAGGGTTGGGCATTCATGTGATCGACCTTGGCCTGAGCACTACTCCTACAGTGGAATTTGCTGTTCCGTTGGAGAAAGCAGGAGGTGGAATTATCCTTACTGCCAGCCATAATCCGATCCAATGGAATGCCTTGAAGTTGTTGAATGATAAGGGCGAGTTTATCTCAGACCAAGATGGAAAAGAAGTCTTGGAAAAAGCTGATCAGGAAGACTTTAAGTTTGCTGAGGTCAGAAAACTGGGTGGCTACACTTTAGTGGAAGATTATATCGATAGGCACATTGAGCATGTCCTCAGTTTATCTTTAGTGGACAAGGAAGCGATAGCCAAACGTGGTTTTAAAGTGGTCATTGATTGCGTTAATTCTACTGGAGGTATTGCTTTACCAAAATTACTTAACGCTTTGGGTGTGGAGCATGTGGAAGAGATGTTCTGTGAACCTGATGGACAGTTTCCTCATAACCCAGAGCCACTTCCGGAAAACCTAAGAGATATTTCTGCCAAACTGGAAAACGGAAAGTTTGACCTGGGCATCGTGGTGGATCCAGATGTAGACCGTTTGGCTTTTTTGACAGAAGATGGCTCTCCTTTTGGTGAAGAATACACTTTGGTAGCAGTAGCAGATTATGTGCTTTCAAAGGAAGCTGGAAATACTGTTTCAAATCTAAGTTCAACCAGAGCACTTCGTGATGTGACGGAAAAGCACCATGGCGCATATAATGCAGCCGCGGTAGGTGAGGTAAATGTGGTCAATAAAATGAAAGAGACCAATGCCATCATTGGTGGTGAAGGAAATGGTGGGGTTATTTATCCAGCATCACATTATGGAAGAGATGCTTTGGTAGGTATTGGTTTGTTTTTGACCCATTTGGCCAAGTTTGGTAAAACTGCCAGCAGGTTAAGGGCCAGCTATCCCAATTATTACATATCAAAAAATAAGATAGAATTAACTCCAGACATTGATGTAGATGCTATTCTGGATGAGATCAGCAGAAAATATAGCAAACAACCTATCAATACCATTGATGGAGTAAAGATAGAGTTTGAAAAAGAATGGGTTCATTTGAGAAAATCAAATACAGAACCTATTATCAGGATTTATTCTGAATCTGAAACGCAGGCGACTGCTGAGCATCTGGCGAATAAGCTGATCACTGATATTAAAGAAGTGATTTCAGCGACCAAATAA
- a CDS encoding amidohydrolase family protein — translation MNKIYTLAALISSILLISCKPSTQKQFELSPQARLIHHGDIIDVNTGGFIEADAILIDSAKIIEIGSYGNLQSQLPVENQIDATGKYIIPGLWDMHVHFEGQELIEDNMALFPVFIAYGITTVRDMASDLGEQVLQWREEIEQHKFLAPQIFTAGRKLEGIDSFWKGDLEIANEEELHQMLDKLKAYDVDLVKVTENALSGELFLKSVQEAHNREFLVSSHVPLDLSIEQLAKAGLSSVEHASYFLRLGTHENQIAQKVANGSMTHAEANAFYSTHFDQDTAFMNYQKLASLGLAITPTLIGGKQLAYYDEDNHADDEFLNFLTDRFTSNYQWRIDRLKDYTPKQWKERKDRYQLIAQQLPYIQKAGMTILAGSDAAALNTFVYPAFALHQELELFQEAGLRPIEALQAATINGAKFMGKSNTMGSIEIGKQADLVILNSNPLEDISATQNIFGVVNDGLYYDRMSLNTILEKAKNKKQQLDKGRKK, via the coding sequence ATGAACAAAATATATACTCTGGCCGCACTTATTTCATCGATCTTACTTATTTCCTGTAAACCCTCCACTCAAAAACAATTTGAACTTTCACCACAAGCAAGGCTTATTCACCACGGCGATATCATTGATGTAAACACAGGTGGTTTTATTGAGGCAGATGCCATCTTGATAGATAGTGCCAAAATTATTGAAATAGGAAGTTATGGAAACCTCCAATCCCAACTTCCAGTTGAAAATCAAATTGACGCAACAGGCAAATACATTATTCCAGGACTGTGGGACATGCATGTACACTTTGAAGGCCAGGAGTTGATAGAGGACAACATGGCGCTATTTCCGGTATTCATTGCCTATGGGATCACCACTGTTCGGGATATGGCCAGTGATTTAGGAGAGCAGGTTTTGCAGTGGAGAGAAGAGATTGAACAACATAAATTTTTGGCTCCACAGATTTTCACGGCCGGAAGAAAGTTGGAAGGAATTGATTCTTTTTGGAAAGGAGACCTTGAAATTGCCAATGAAGAAGAGCTGCACCAAATGCTGGACAAGTTAAAGGCTTATGACGTGGATCTGGTCAAGGTTACGGAGAATGCGCTTTCCGGAGAATTATTTCTCAAGAGTGTCCAAGAAGCTCATAACCGGGAATTTTTAGTTTCCTCCCACGTTCCTTTGGACCTCAGCATTGAGCAATTGGCTAAAGCAGGTCTATCTAGTGTAGAACATGCCAGTTACTTCTTGAGGCTAGGAACCCATGAAAACCAAATTGCCCAAAAAGTAGCCAATGGAAGCATGACCCATGCCGAAGCCAATGCCTTTTACAGCACACACTTTGATCAGGACACTGCTTTCATGAATTACCAGAAACTGGCTAGCTTAGGCTTGGCCATCACTCCTACCTTAATTGGAGGGAAACAACTGGCTTATTATGACGAAGATAACCATGCTGATGATGAGTTTCTTAATTTTCTCACCGACCGCTTTACTTCCAATTACCAATGGAGAATTGACAGGTTAAAGGATTACACACCCAAGCAATGGAAAGAGAGGAAGGACCGATACCAGCTGATTGCCCAACAGCTTCCTTACATTCAAAAAGCTGGGATGACCATTTTAGCAGGAAGCGATGCAGCAGCCTTGAACACATTCGTTTATCCAGCCTTTGCCTTGCACCAAGAATTAGAATTGTTTCAAGAAGCTGGTCTTCGTCCAATCGAGGCATTGCAGGCTGCCACTATCAATGGCGCCAAGTTTATGGGTAAGTCGAATACCATGGGAAGCATTGAAATTGGAAAACAAGCGGATTTGGTCATTCTAAACAGCAATCCACTTGAAGACATCAGTGCCACTCAAAATATTTTTGGTGTGGTCAATGATGGTCTTTACTATGACCGCATGTCTTTGAACACCATTTTAGAAAAAGCCAAAAACAAAAAGCAACAATTAGATAAGGGCAGAAAAAAATAA
- a CDS encoding DM13 domain-containing protein: protein MMKTSLVILLVIFFGVACNSDGTEPQSPSMTMDPSDSSGGNEGDVLYQGDFKSDAHPTSGVATVNQSKSQLSFTNFKTDPGPLLEVYLATDQNATNYVSLGELKGIEGDFSYAIPNNVNLTTHNYVLIWCVDFSVNFGYAILE, encoded by the coding sequence ATGATGAAAACCTCATTAGTTATACTTCTTGTGATCTTTTTTGGAGTAGCATGCAACTCAGATGGTACTGAGCCCCAGTCACCTTCTATGACAATGGATCCAAGTGATTCGAGCGGAGGAAACGAAGGAGATGTTTTGTATCAAGGAGATTTTAAGTCGGATGCGCACCCCACTTCTGGTGTGGCCACCGTCAATCAATCCAAAAGTCAATTGAGCTTTACCAACTTTAAAACCGATCCAGGACCATTGTTGGAAGTGTACTTGGCCACAGACCAAAATGCAACAAATTATGTTTCATTGGGAGAGCTAAAAGGTATTGAAGGCGATTTTTCTTATGCGATTCCAAATAATGTAAACTTAACGACCCACAATTATGTCTTAATTTGGTGCGTGGATTTTTCTGTCAATTTTGGATATGCCATTTTGGAATAA
- a CDS encoding cysteine desulfurase family protein, producing the protein MKVYLDNAATTALDEKVLEAMLPYLSGHYGNPSSVHSHGREVRTAIERSRKKVAELLNASPGEIFFTSGGTEADNTALVCAIETYGIKHALTSPIEHHAVLHTLQECEKRGHIQLEYAQIDENGAIDMGHLEAWIQAHPKSLVSIMHANNEIGNLNDIEAIGNICKEHGVFFHSDTVQTMGHYVHDLKQLPLDAIVAGGHKFHGPKGSGFLYLNKKNKIRPFIYGGAQERSMRGGTENVYGIVGIAKALELAYEEMTDHQKHVEKLKSSFIEQLREGIPGVEFNGLSANLDKSLYTVLNVSLPPSEENSGMLLFNLDLHGISASGGSACSSGATVGSHVLRALNAKADRDSVRFSFSRFNTQEEIDYSVGKLKELYGVIA; encoded by the coding sequence ATGAAAGTTTATTTAGATAACGCTGCTACTACGGCATTGGATGAAAAGGTATTGGAGGCCATGCTCCCCTATTTGTCGGGACACTATGGAAATCCTTCATCCGTTCACTCACATGGCCGTGAAGTACGTACAGCTATCGAAAGGTCAAGAAAAAAAGTGGCTGAGCTATTGAATGCCAGCCCGGGAGAAATATTCTTTACATCAGGAGGTACTGAGGCGGATAATACCGCTTTGGTCTGTGCGATAGAAACTTACGGCATCAAGCATGCACTGACTTCACCGATCGAGCACCATGCGGTTTTACATACCCTTCAGGAATGTGAAAAGCGTGGACATATCCAATTGGAATATGCTCAAATTGATGAAAATGGAGCCATTGACATGGGGCATTTAGAGGCCTGGATTCAAGCTCATCCAAAATCATTGGTTTCCATCATGCATGCTAACAATGAGATAGGAAACTTGAATGATATTGAGGCGATTGGAAATATCTGCAAGGAGCACGGGGTGTTTTTCCATTCTGATACCGTTCAGACAATGGGCCATTATGTGCATGACCTGAAGCAATTACCTCTGGATGCCATTGTAGCAGGTGGACATAAATTCCATGGACCAAAGGGATCAGGATTTTTGTATTTGAATAAGAAAAATAAGATTCGACCGTTTATCTATGGTGGTGCTCAAGAGCGGAGCATGCGTGGAGGAACGGAAAATGTTTATGGGATTGTGGGAATAGCCAAAGCTTTGGAGCTGGCTTATGAAGAAATGACAGATCACCAAAAGCATGTAGAAAAGCTGAAAAGCAGTTTTATCGAGCAGTTGAGAGAAGGAATTCCGGGAGTGGAATTCAATGGCCTATCTGCCAATCTCGATAAAAGTTTATACACCGTTTTGAATGTGAGTTTGCCTCCTTCGGAAGAGAATAGCGGAATGTTGTTATTCAATCTTGACCTTCATGGTATTTCTGCTTCAGGCGGTTCAGCTTGCAGCAGTGGTGCTACAGTAGGTTCTCATGTGTTGAGGGCATTGAATGCTAAAGCAGATAGGGATTCGGTGAGGTTCTCTTTCAGCAGGTTCAACACCCAAGAAGAAATAGACTATTCCGTCGGAAAGTTAAAAGAACTATATGGCGTGATTGCCTAG
- a CDS encoding alpha/beta hydrolase, producing MSNKAFISFLTIYLSLQSFSWAQESFVYKTADTSQLYMEVYSPPSIDTSKAYPAIIFFFGGGWIGGSKNQFKPHAQYFSERGMVCFLVDYRVKNIHQTSPYESLMDAKSAIRYVRKNAEALHIDTTKIIAAGGSAGGHLAAATALIPGFNDPKDDLNISSIPNALVLFNPVIDNGPGGYGYERIGDQYKAFSPLHNIKKGAPPTIFFLGTKDKLIPVETAEYYQVVYEKVGSRCELYLYEGEAHGFFNYAQFDNYKDTILKTDQFLQSLGYLEEGPKVEIK from the coding sequence ATGTCTAATAAAGCTTTCATCTCTTTTCTGACCATTTATTTGTCGCTACAATCTTTCTCTTGGGCTCAGGAAAGTTTTGTGTATAAGACAGCCGACACTTCCCAATTATATATGGAAGTATATTCACCTCCCTCAATTGATACTTCCAAGGCCTATCCCGCTATAATTTTCTTCTTTGGGGGAGGGTGGATTGGAGGCAGTAAAAACCAATTTAAGCCTCATGCACAGTATTTTTCAGAAAGAGGAATGGTCTGTTTTTTGGTTGACTACAGGGTAAAAAACATCCACCAAACCAGCCCTTATGAATCCTTGATGGATGCCAAGTCGGCGATAAGGTATGTAAGAAAAAATGCCGAAGCACTGCACATTGATACTACCAAAATCATAGCAGCGGGAGGTTCTGCAGGTGGGCACTTGGCCGCTGCCACCGCCCTTATTCCAGGCTTTAATGATCCCAAAGATGACCTCAACATCAGTAGTATTCCAAACGCCTTGGTCTTGTTTAATCCCGTTATTGATAATGGCCCAGGAGGATATGGATATGAACGGATTGGAGATCAATACAAGGCCTTTTCTCCCTTGCACAACATCAAAAAAGGAGCACCTCCTACTATCTTTTTCTTAGGGACAAAGGACAAGCTGATCCCAGTAGAAACAGCTGAATACTATCAAGTGGTATACGAAAAAGTGGGAAGTCGATGTGAACTCTACCTATATGAAGGAGAAGCCCATGGCTTTTTCAATTATGCCCAGTTTGATAATTATAAAGATACTATCCTCAAAACTGATCAGTTCTTACAGTCATTGGGTTATCTGGAAGAAGGACCCAAAGTAGAAATCAAATAA
- a CDS encoding peptidoglycan DD-metalloendopeptidase family protein, giving the protein MQKLTQLLKETSFYPIMGVELNHENTIVMDFTANNMVLEAIDLGDTKAFSEYVFGLLADASCAFGIGGYMEPRAIYQRSEVFGTSPEDFRNIHAQVDIWAEPGQAVYAPLDGKIHSFQDNGAFGNYGPAIILEHQLKGEIFYSLYGHLKRSDLIGLEVGQQILAGQVFCHIGPYPENGDWPPHLHFQLIVDMEGNQGDYPGVCAAKDQDKYQRNCPDPKWIIGFEESF; this is encoded by the coding sequence ATGCAAAAATTAACACAGCTGCTTAAAGAGACTTCTTTTTATCCAATTATGGGTGTAGAATTAAACCATGAAAATACCATTGTGATGGATTTTACGGCCAATAATATGGTTTTGGAAGCCATTGATTTAGGAGATACCAAAGCTTTTAGTGAGTATGTTTTTGGGTTGTTGGCGGATGCAAGTTGTGCTTTTGGCATAGGAGGATATATGGAGCCAAGGGCCATTTATCAAAGAAGCGAGGTATTTGGGACTTCTCCGGAGGACTTTCGAAATATCCACGCCCAAGTGGATATTTGGGCTGAACCTGGACAAGCGGTTTACGCACCTTTGGATGGAAAGATCCATAGTTTTCAGGACAATGGCGCCTTTGGAAATTATGGTCCTGCCATCATCCTGGAGCACCAACTAAAGGGAGAGATTTTTTACAGCCTTTATGGTCATTTAAAGCGTTCAGATCTGATCGGCTTAGAAGTGGGCCAACAGATTTTAGCCGGTCAAGTATTTTGCCATATTGGCCCTTATCCAGAGAATGGGGATTGGCCTCCTCACCTGCATTTTCAATTGATAGTAGATATGGAAGGCAATCAGGGGGATTATCCAGGGGTATGTGCTGCAAAGGATCAAGACAAGTACCAAAGGAATTGCCCTGATCCCAAATGGATAATTGGTTTCGAAGAATCTTTTTGA
- a CDS encoding dipeptide epimerase, with product MKLQVFIKQLPLKHTFTIAHQSRDVQETLIVQLEDDGLYGLGESTTNPFYGMTVENMTAALEAAKPIVEKGEWESPEALWEECKEIFAQNPFAQCALDLAAWDLFTKKQGVKLYDYLKLDPTNIPTTNFTIGIASTEKMVEKMKELDWPIYKIKLGTNHDLEIVRELRKHTNAVFRIDANCAWTADQAIAYSAELKELNVEFMEQPLGKDDLEGMKEVYQHSALPVIADESCIVESDVEKCHGLFHGINVKLVKAGGITPGLRMLYKAKELGMKTMVGCMTESSVGITAIAHIAPLLDYVDMDGAMLLSKDIASGVTIVPGKVTFPEGPGIGAKLL from the coding sequence ATGAAGCTACAGGTTTTCATTAAACAGCTTCCTTTGAAGCATACCTTTACCATTGCGCACCAAAGTCGTGATGTACAAGAAACATTGATTGTCCAATTGGAGGATGATGGACTTTATGGTTTGGGAGAATCCACTACCAATCCTTTTTATGGGATGACTGTGGAAAATATGACGGCAGCATTGGAAGCGGCAAAGCCTATTGTGGAAAAAGGTGAATGGGAAAGTCCTGAAGCACTTTGGGAGGAGTGTAAGGAGATATTTGCCCAAAACCCTTTTGCCCAGTGTGCGCTGGATTTGGCCGCTTGGGATTTGTTTACCAAAAAGCAGGGTGTAAAACTATATGATTACCTGAAGCTGGATCCGACCAATATACCTACTACCAACTTTACCATCGGTATTGCGAGTACAGAAAAGATGGTGGAGAAGATGAAGGAGCTAGACTGGCCTATCTATAAAATCAAGTTGGGCACAAATCATGATTTGGAGATTGTGAGGGAGTTGAGGAAACATACCAATGCTGTTTTTCGCATAGACGCCAATTGTGCTTGGACAGCAGATCAGGCAATTGCCTATTCTGCAGAGCTAAAAGAACTCAATGTGGAGTTTATGGAACAGCCTTTGGGCAAAGATGATCTGGAGGGAATGAAAGAGGTTTATCAACATAGTGCTTTGCCGGTAATTGCTGATGAAAGTTGTATTGTAGAATCTGATGTGGAAAAATGTCATGGACTTTTTCATGGAATCAATGTAAAGCTGGTCAAAGCAGGTGGGATAACTCCAGGATTAAGAATGCTCTATAAAGCCAAAGAATTGGGAATGAAAACCATGGTGGGCTGTATGACAGAATCTTCTGTTGGGATCACTGCGATTGCTCATATAGCGCCATTATTGGACTATGTGGATATGGATGGAGCCATGCTGCTATCAAAGGATATCGCTTCTGGGGTAACAATTGTTCCCGGAAAAGTGACTTTCCCGGAGGGGCCTGGAATTGGAGCTAAACTACTATAA